From the Excalfactoria chinensis isolate bCotChi1 chromosome 1, bCotChi1.hap2, whole genome shotgun sequence genome, one window contains:
- the ZBED1 gene encoding E3 SUMO-protein ligase ZBED1: protein MENKSLEGSPSDLKLVAHPRAKSKVWKYFGFDTNAEGCILQWKKIYCRICMAQIAYSGNTSNLSYHLEKNHPDEFCEFVKSNTEQMREAFATAFSKIKPESSQQVVQDSLIMKTYQNYENKKHQELTSAVISLICEGMYPASIVDEPTFKALLRTADPRYELPSRKYFCTKAIPEKYNTIREIVLKELTDVLWCGISTDMWRSENQNRSYVTVAVHFLSSSHSNCLVVNSRCLKTFEVPEDNTAETITRVLYETFIEWGINTKVFGATTDYSKDIVKACSLLDIPVQMPCLGHTFNAGIQQAFQLPKLCSLLARCRKLVEYFQQSTVAMYMLSEKQKQQNILHCMLVSDRVSWWGSTLAMLQRLKEQQFVIAAVLVEDSNNHHLMLEASEWNTIEGLVELLQPFKQVAEMMSASKYPTISMVKPLLHMLLNTTLNIKENDLKEISMAKEVIAKELSTTYQHTPEIDMFLNVATFLDPRYKKLPFLSAFERQQVENRVVEEAKSLLEKVKENTFRTEEKFFTVSEEPPVKKIIISSTPPPTSVINNMLAEIFCQTGGVEDQEEWHAQIVEELSNFKSQKVLGLNEDPLKWWSDRLALFPVLPKVLQKYWCILATRVFPERLFGSSANVVSAKRNRLAPAHVDEQIFLYENTRNGSEAEPEDEDEGEWGLEQEQIFNLNDSVNVNNNFFNIRDSGFV from the coding sequence ATGGAGAATAAAAGTTTAGAAGGTTCCCCGTCAGATCTAAAGTTAGTGGCTCACCCAAGAGCAAAGAGTAAAGTGTGGAAGTACTTTGGGTTTGATACCAATGCGGAAGGATGCATATTACAGTGGAAGAAAATCTACTGTCGTATTTGCATGGCACAGATCGCCTATTCGGGAAACACTTCCAACCTTTCCTACCACCTCGAGAAAAACCATCCCGACGAATTCTGTGAATTTGTGAAAAGTAACACCGAGCAAATGAGGGAGGCCTTTGcaactgcattttcaaaaatCAAGCCAGAATCGTCGCAGCAGGTTGTTCAGGATAGTCTCATCATGAAGACTTACCAGAACTAcgaaaacaaaaagcatcaggAGCTGACGTCTGCAGTCATCAGTTTGATCTGTGAAGGCATGTATCCTGCTTCAATTGTTGACGAGCCCACTTTCAAGGCTCTCTTGAGAACAGCTGATCCCAGGTATGAACTTCCTAGCCGGAAGTATTTCTGTACAAAAGCTATTCCTGAAAAATACAACACCATTAGAGAAATTGTGTTAAAAGAACTCACTGACGTCCTGTGGTGTGGCATATCCACAGACATGTGGAGGAGTGAAAACCAGAACAGGTCATATGTAACCGTCGCAGTTCACTTTCTCAGTAGTAGTCATTCCAACTGCCTGGTGGTCAACTCACGTTGcttaaaaacatttgaagtaCCAGAGGATAATACTGCAGAGACTATTACACGAGTCCTTTATGAAACATTCATCGAATGGGGGATCAATACAAAAGTCTTTGGCGCTACCACAGACTACAGCAAAGACATTGTGAAAGCTTGCTCTCTCCTAGATATTCCAGTGCAGATGCCTTGCTTGGGGCACACTTTTAATGCCGGAATACAACAAGCTTTTCAGCTCCCaaagctctgcagccttcttgCCAGGTGCCGAAAACTGGTGGAGTATTTTCAGCAGTCTACGGTAGCGATGTATATGCTGAGcgaaaagcagaagcagcagaatatTCTGCACTGCATGCTGGTGAGCGATCGCGTTTCCTGGTGGGGCAGCACACTCGCCATGTTGCAGCGCCTCAAAGAGCAGCAGTTTGTCATTGCGGCCGTCCTCGTGGAGGACAGCAACAACCACCACCTCATGCTGGAAGCCAGCGAGTGGAATACAATCGAAGGGCTGGTGGAGCTGCTACAGCCTTTCAAACAGGTCGCAGAGATGATGTCTGCTTCCAAGTACCCGACAATAAGTATGGTGAAGCCCCTTCTCCACATGCTTCTCAACACTACCCTGAACATCAAAGAGAACGATTTGAAAGAAATCAGCATGGCGAAGGAGGTAATAGCTAAGGAGCTGTCAACTACCTACCAGCACACCCCGGAAATAGACATGTTCCTCAACGTTGCCACTTTCTTGGATCCTCGCTACAAAaaactgccttttctttcagcCTTTGAGCGGCAGCAGGTGGAAAACAGAGTGGTGGAAGAAGCAAAAAGCCTGTTGGAGAAAGTCAAAGAGAACACTTTTCGGACTGAGGAGAAGTTCTTCACAGTTTCAGAAGAGCctccagtgaaaaaaataatcatctccTCCACTCCTCCTCCCACTAGCGTGATCAACAACATGCTTGCAGAGATCTTCTGCCAGACGGGAGGTGTAGAAGACCAAGAGGAGTGGCACGCTCAGATTGTTGAGGAACTGAGCAACTTTAAGTCTCAGAAAGTCCTTGGGTTGAATGAAGACCCGCTAAAGTGGTGGTCTGACAGACTAGCACTGTTTCCAGTTTTACCAAAGGTTCTTCAAAAATACTGGTGTATTTTGGCCACGAGGGTCTTTCCCGAACGCCTTTTTGGTTCTTCTGCTAATGTTGTCAGCGCAAAGAGAAACCGGTTGGCCCCAGCGCATGTGGACGAGCAGATCTTTTTGTATGAAAACACTCGGAATGGGTCGGAGGCAGAACCggaagatgaagatgaaggaGAGTGGGGTTTGGAACAGGaacagatttttaatttaaatgactCGGTAAACGTAAACAACAATTTCTTTAATATCCGAGACAGTGGGTTTGTTTGA